Proteins encoded together in one Bosea sp. (in: a-proteobacteria) window:
- a CDS encoding Lrp/AsnC family transcriptional regulator gives MELDRIDRRLLALLQENNRLTSDTLGEMVGLSSTACQRRLKRLRAEKVIEADVSIISPKAVNRPIQMLVLVTLERERTDIIDRFKKSIRNTPEVINGFYVTGASDFVLYVSARDMEDYERFTRAFFYENPDIKGFTTMVVMDRVKVGFALPVNEE, from the coding sequence ATGGAACTCGACCGCATCGACAGGCGGCTTCTCGCCCTTCTTCAGGAAAACAACCGGCTGACCTCGGACACGCTGGGGGAAATGGTCGGCCTGTCGTCGACGGCCTGCCAGCGCCGCCTGAAGCGCCTGCGCGCCGAAAAGGTGATCGAGGCGGACGTCTCGATCATCTCGCCGAAGGCCGTGAACCGGCCGATCCAGATGCTCGTGCTGGTGACGCTGGAACGCGAGAGGACCGACATCATCGACCGCTTCAAGAAGTCGATCAGGAACACGCCGGAGGTGATCAACGGCTTCTATGTGACCGGGGCATCGGACTTCGTCCTCTACGTCTCGGCCCGGGACATGGAGGATTACGAGCGTTTCACACGCGCCTTCTTCTACGAGAACCCCGACATCAAGGGTTTCACGACGATGGTCGTGATGGACCGGGTCAAGGTCGGTTTCGCCTTGCCGGTAA